A genomic stretch from Carassius auratus strain Wakin chromosome 37, ASM336829v1, whole genome shotgun sequence includes:
- the fam20a gene encoding pseudokinase FAM20A encodes MRRDRLLVTVTLVTLLAADIHFVLLPRLKTWYHLPRESCACRVTNDSLENGGATTTVPWTTSQNFTVVSTERGSKLERLFRHPLYNIRLPELGPDERLLQEEELMNYCKKKVSRWERMKKFYMEAATASNITILDHPVTFDPEASWLRFHLGINRYALYSRDDSGVDRLLRDMQTATVISADFTQDEKALKGACDCSQVVKPSGLHLKLALKLQDFGKAMFKPMRQERHEETPENFFYFVDFQRHNAEIAAFHLDRVLDFRRVPPVVGRFINVTGEILYITHNEELRSVFFNSPANNTCFFAKCLYVCKSEYAVCGHPDLLEGSMSAYLPGLSIAPRISIPNPWIRAYSFTGREEWEVNPLYCDTVKKLYPYNSGNRLLNIIDMAIFDFLTGNMDRHHYEIFTKFGDDGFLLHLDNARGFGRHSDDEMSILAPLTQCCMIKRSTLFRLKLLAKSEYRLSDVMRESLSRDPLSPVLTEDHLQALDRRLGHVLRTVGKCAKKLGEPQVVITDFVESSRVTTSHPRGNNR; translated from the exons ATGAGGAGGGACCGGCTGCTGGTGACCGTCACTTTGGTCACTCTCTTGGCGGCTGACATCCATTTCGTCCTGCTTCCCAGACTCAAAACCTGGTATCATCTGCCCAGAGAAAGCTGTGCATGCAGGGTCACCAACGACAGCCTGGAGAACGGAGGAGCTACTACGACCGTCCCGTGGACGACCAGCCAGAATTTCACGGTGGTTTCCACCGAGCGAGGCTCTAAGCTGGAGCGGCTGTTCAGACATCCGCTCTACAACATCCGTCTTCCAGAACTGGGGCCCGACGAGCGGCTACTGCAAGAAGAGGAGCTCATGAATTACTGCAAGAAGAAAGTGAGCCGCTGGGAGAG AATGAAAAAGTTCTACATGGAGGCGGCAACAGCTTCAAACATCACTATTCTCGATCATCCCGTGACCTTTGACCCGGAGGCCAGCTGGCTGCGGTTCCATCTAGGGATCAATCGATATGCGCTGTACTCGAGAGACGACAGCGGCGTCGACAGACTCCTGCGAGACATGCAGACAGCCACCGTCATCAGCGCAG ATTTCACCCAGGATGAGAAAGCGCTGAAGGGTGCATGTGACTGCTCACAag TGGTTAAACCAAGCGGTCTTCACCTGAAGTTGGCCCTAAAGCTCCAAGATTTTGGCAAAGCTATGTTTAAACCAATGAG ACAGGAGAGACATGAAGAGACGCCGGAGAACTTCTTCTATTTTGTCGACTTTCAGAGACACAATGCTGAGATAGCAGCTTTCCACCTCGACAG AGTGCTGGACTTCCGGAGAGTTCCACCGGTGGTGGGACGATTCATTAACGTGACGGGTGAAATTTTGTATATAACACACAATGAGGAGCTGCGCAGTGTCTTCTTCAACTCTCCAG CCAACAACACGTGTTTCTTTGCAAAGTGTTTGTACGTGTGCAAGTCGGAGTACGCCGTGTGTGGTCATCCTGATCTGCTGGAGGGCTCTATGTCTGCTTATCTACCGGGGTTGAGCATCGCCCCGCGTATCTCCATCCCAAACCCCTGGATCCGCGCCTACAGTTTCACCGGGAGAGAGGA GTGGGAGGTCAATCCGTTATACTGTGATACTGTCAAAAAACTTTATCCCTACAACTCTGGGAACAGACTGCTCAACATTATTGACATGGCTATATTTGACTTCCTTACAG gAAACATGGACAGACACCACTATGAAATTTTCACCAAGTTTGGAGATGATGGCTTCCTGCTTCACTTAGACAATGCCAGAGG ATTCGGCCGGCATTCAGACGATGAGATGTCCATTCTTGCTCCATTGACCCAATGTTGCAT GATCAAGCGTTCCACGCTGTTCAGACTGAAGCTTTTGGCGAAGTCCGAGTACCGCCTGAGCGACGTCATGAGGGAATCCCTCTCCAGAGACCCTCTCTCTCCAGTCCTGACCGAGGACCACCTGCAGGCCTTGGACCGCCGGCTCGGACATGTGCTCAGGACAGTAGGAAAGTGTGCGAAGAAGCTGGGAGAACCACAAGTGGTGATCACAGATTTTGTAGAGTCATCCAGAGTAACTACAAGCCACCCAAGAGGAAACAACAGGTGA
- the prkar1ab gene encoding protein kinase, cAMP-dependent, regulatory, type I, alpha (tissue specific extinguisher 1) b gives MASGNVSSEEEKSLRECELYVQKHNVQQLLKDCIVQLCTSRPDRPMAFLREHFERLEKEEAKQLLNQQKASSRSDSREDEVSPPMNPVVKGRRRRGAISAEVYTEEDAASYVRKVIPKDYKTMAALAKAIEKNVLFSHLDDNERSDIFDAMFPVTYIAGETVIQQGDEGDNFYVIDQGEMDVYVNSEWATSIGEGGSFGELALIYGTPRAATVRAKTNAKLWGIDRDSYRRILMGSTLRKRKMYEEFLSKVSILESLDKWERLTVADALEPVQFEDGQKIVVQGEPGDEFFIILEGCAAVLQRRSEHEEFVEVGRLGPSDYFGEIALLMNRPRAATVVARGPLKCVKLDRPRFERVLGPCSDILKRNIQQYNSFVSLSV, from the exons ATGGCGTCAGGCAACGTGAGCAGCGAGGAGGAGAAGAGTCTGAGGGAATGTGAGCTATATGTGCAGAAACACAACGTCCAGCAGCTGCTGAAGGACTGCATTGTGCAGCTGTGCACCTCGCGGCCCGACAGACCCATGGCCTTCCTCAGAGAACACTTCGAAAGGCTGGAAAAG GAGGAAGCTAAGCAGCTGTTAAACCAGCAGAAGGCCAGCTCTCGCTCAGACTCTCGTGAAGATGAGGTGTCTCCTCCCATGAACCCGGTGGTGAAGGGCCGCAGACGGAGAGGAGCCATCAGCGCCGAGGTCTACACCGAGGAGGACGCCGCCTCCTACGTCAGGAAG GTCATTCCTAAAGACTACAAAACCATGGCTGCTCTCGCCAAAGCCATCGAAAAGAATGTGCTCTTCTCTCATCTGGACGACAATGAAAGAAG TGACATATTTGATGCCATGTTTCCAGTCACCTACATCGCAGGAGAGACTGTCATCCAGCAAG GTGACGAGGGGGATAACTTCTATGTCATCGATCAGGGTGAAATGGAT GTGTATGTGAACAGTGAGTGGGCCACCAGCATCGGCGAGGGCGGCAGCTTCGGAGAGCTGGCTCTGATCTACGGCACCCCGAGAGCCGCCACCGTCAGAGCCAAGACCAACGCCAAGCTCTGGGGCATCGACAGAGACAGCTACAGGAGAATACTGATG GGAAGCAcactgaggaagaggaagatgtaCGAGGAGTTCTTGAGCAAAGTCTCTATTTTAG AGTCTCTGGATAAGTGGGAGCGTCTGACTGTGGCTGATGCTCTGGAGCCGGTGCAGTTCGAGGACGGACAGAAGATCGTGGTTCAGGGAGAACCAGGGGACGAGTTCTTCATCATCCTGGAG GGATGTGCAGCCGTTCTGCAGCGCCGGTCAGAGCATGAGGAGTTTGTAGAGGTCGGCCGGTTAGGACCGTCAGACTACTTCG GTGAGATCGCTCTGCTGATGAACCGACCCCGTGCAGCTACCGTGGTCGCCCGCGGCCCGCTCAAATGCGTCAAGCTGGACAGGCCGCGTTTTGAGCGTGTGCTGGGACCATGTTCAGACATCCTCAAACGCAACATCCAACAGTACAACAGCTTCGTGTCGCTCTCCGTCTGA